The following proteins are encoded in a genomic region of Magnolia sinica isolate HGM2019 chromosome 1, MsV1, whole genome shotgun sequence:
- the LOC131226729 gene encoding uncharacterized protein LOC131226729, with product MIRESKKAAVAAKLGFSKHVSDDAASNKIWILANDNILVQTVRATSQCFTGPWLISGDFNVTLSPEDRLGGPSHVTGGMSKFLDMVNDTSLIDMGFSDWQWAFPVSIVSHLTCTHSDHSPLLLTLHQDPVQFPHPFRFQRMSTIHEDFIQVVSDCWSNEVTTTPMYRFYIKMKSLNSKLKAWNLVVFGDVNKKVQEA from the exons ATGATCAGGGAATCTAAGAAAGCAGCAGTAGCAGCCAAGCTGGGGTTCTCCAAGCATGTTTCAGACGATGCTGCAAGCAACAAAATTTGGATTTTGGCCAATGATAACATCCTTGTTCAAACTGTGCGGGCAACCAGCCAATGCTTTACA GGCCCCTGGCTGATAAGTGGGGACTTCAACGTCACCCTATCCCCTGAAGATAGATTAGGCGGTCCGTCACATGTGACTGGTGGTATGAGCAAGTTTCTAGACATGGTTAATGATACAAGTTTGATAGATATGGGCTTTTCAG ACTGGCAGTGGGCCTTCCCAGTTTCAATAGTCAGCCATCTCACTTGCACCCATTCCGACCATTCCCCTTTGCTCCTTACTCTCCATCAAGACCCAGTGCAGTTCCCCCACCCCTTCAGGTTCCAACGAATGTCAACCATTCATGAAGACTTTATCCAAGTTGTCTCAGATTGCTGGAGCAATGAAGTAACCACCACCCCTATGTACAGATTCTATATCAAGATGAAGAGCCTTAATTCAAAGCTGAAAGCTTGGAACTTAGTAGTGTTTGGAGACGTTAATAAAAAGGTCCAGGAGGCATAG